The Nitratidesulfovibrio sp. SRB-5 genome includes a window with the following:
- a CDS encoding EF-hand domain-containing protein has translation MTDKTIWHDHGARAESPDVARPGEPAMKESRIPLITALFCGLLLHTEFTAMAEHGVATPGDAAPAVEAPPSTTPGSAATRKEQGHRFDLADRDHDGSLSREEAAHPETGLPVVTREFANIDTNGDGKLSKAELLRFARERRQANHANQTNHANQARRVDPKS, from the coding sequence ATGACCGACAAGACCATATGGCACGACCATGGCGCCCGCGCGGAATCACCCGACGTGGCGCGTCCGGGAGAACCCGCGATGAAAGAGTCCCGCATTCCCCTGATTACCGCCCTGTTCTGCGGCCTGCTGCTGCATACGGAATTCACGGCCATGGCGGAGCACGGTGTTGCCACCCCTGGCGACGCGGCCCCGGCGGTTGAAGCGCCGCCTTCGACCACGCCGGGTTCAGCGGCCACGCGAAAGGAGCAGGGGCATCGTTTCGACCTGGCCGACCGCGACCATGACGGCAGCCTGAGCCGCGAGGAGGCCGCCCACCCCGAAACCGGCCTGCCCGTGGTGACCCGCGAATTTGCCAACATCGACACCAACGGCGACGGCAAGCTGAGCAAGGCCGAACTGCTGCGCTTTGCCCGTGAACGGCGCCAAGCCAATCATGCGAATCAGACCAATCATGCGAATCAGGCCCGGCGGGTCGACCCGAAGTCGTGA
- a CDS encoding sensor histidine kinase — MRTWPVRLLVLLLVGCGIFTLGTFVRFRLEERPRRGPFEMNAVLLDLLGDRVSEYLAEGRTDKLDALLGTLRERGVRVVVHDAGLQPLADNGPVMPVPFGPPPFPDERDGTKPRAVAAGGTGPAGPLPGLPMGPPPQLSWSERILGALEGRIPPGPPPTEPPREPVWQSPETEAAIQAEAREQAEDARDTGATQLDFPQPFTLRPAVLMADPIDLPGGAHGVLTLRKDMPTPPDMRLPPFVLPLAVAMVLAGGVLHLLLRQASRPIGEVGSALQRFARGDLQARVTGDVATHGTELARLARDFNTMAARTEELLQTQRRLLHDVSHEMRSPLSRVSLALEMASRTVSPESQRFLERIRRDAERLSTLSAHLLATGHLDQQKEEAPPAWFDLQAMLTQLADETDFQARADAKRVELRVNTPCAAFHGMREMLYGALDNVVQNALKFSPPDTQVTVTLSCVADRAEPSGTPVGACRDTCRKTCDASRGAGADNGSGPERQVVISVRDQGPGVPEADLPMLFVPFFRAGNAPRGTGTGLGLAIAQRAVELHGGTIAAENLPTGGLQVTIRLPA, encoded by the coding sequence ATGAGAACGTGGCCGGTTAGGCTGCTGGTGCTGCTGCTGGTCGGCTGCGGCATCTTCACCCTGGGCACCTTCGTCCGGTTCCGGCTGGAGGAGCGCCCCAGGCGCGGCCCCTTCGAGATGAACGCCGTGCTGCTGGACCTGCTGGGCGACCGCGTTTCCGAATATCTGGCCGAAGGGCGCACGGACAAGCTGGACGCCCTGCTGGGCACGCTGCGCGAGCGCGGCGTGCGCGTGGTGGTGCACGACGCCGGATTGCAGCCGCTGGCCGACAACGGCCCGGTGATGCCTGTACCCTTTGGTCCGCCCCCCTTCCCGGATGAGCGGGACGGCACGAAACCGCGCGCCGTCGCGGCAGGCGGAACCGGCCCGGCAGGCCCCCTTCCCGGTCTGCCCATGGGGCCGCCTCCGCAACTGTCCTGGTCGGAACGCATCCTGGGCGCCCTGGAAGGACGCATCCCCCCCGGTCCCCCGCCCACTGAACCTCCCCGCGAACCCGTCTGGCAATCGCCGGAAACGGAGGCCGCCATTCAGGCCGAGGCACGCGAGCAGGCCGAGGACGCACGCGACACGGGGGCCACCCAGTTGGACTTTCCGCAGCCGTTCACCTTGCGCCCGGCCGTGCTGATGGCCGACCCCATCGACCTGCCCGGCGGCGCGCACGGCGTGCTGACCCTGCGCAAGGACATGCCCACCCCGCCGGACATGCGCCTGCCCCCCTTCGTGCTGCCCCTGGCCGTGGCCATGGTGCTGGCGGGCGGGGTGCTGCACCTGCTGCTGCGCCAGGCCAGCAGGCCCATAGGCGAAGTGGGCAGCGCGCTGCAACGCTTTGCCCGGGGCGACCTGCAGGCGCGCGTCACCGGCGATGTGGCCACCCACGGCACCGAACTGGCGCGCCTTGCCCGCGACTTCAACACCATGGCCGCGCGCACCGAAGAACTGCTGCAAACCCAGCGTCGCCTGCTGCACGACGTGTCGCACGAGATGCGTTCGCCCCTTTCGCGCGTGTCGCTGGCGCTGGAAATGGCCTCGCGCACCGTCTCGCCCGAATCGCAGCGCTTTCTGGAACGCATCCGCCGCGATGCGGAACGCCTTTCGACCCTCAGCGCCCATCTGCTGGCCACCGGGCACCTGGACCAGCAGAAAGAGGAGGCGCCGCCCGCATGGTTCGACCTGCAAGCCATGCTGACTCAACTGGCGGACGAAACCGACTTTCAGGCCCGCGCGGACGCCAAGCGGGTGGAACTGCGCGTGAACACCCCGTGCGCGGCCTTTCACGGCATGCGCGAAATGCTGTACGGCGCGCTGGACAACGTGGTGCAGAACGCCCTGAAGTTCTCGCCGCCGGATACGCAGGTAACCGTGACCCTGTCCTGCGTGGCGGACCGGGCAGAACCGTCCGGCACCCCCGTGGGCGCATGCCGCGACACCTGCCGGAAAACCTGCGACGCCAGCCGGGGAGCCGGAGCCGACAACGGTTCCGGGCCGGAACGGCAGGTGGTCATTTCCGTCCGGGACCAGGGGCCGGGCGTCCCCGAAGCCGACCTGCCCATGCTTTTCGTGCCGTTCTTCCGGGCGGGCAATGCCCCGCGCGGCACGGGCACCGGGCTTGGCCTGGCCATCGCCCAGCGCGCCGTGGAACTGCACGGCGGCACCATAGCCGCCGAAAACCTGCCCACGGGCGGGTTGCAGGTTACCATCCGCCTGCCCGCCTAG
- a CDS encoding response regulator transcription factor produces the protein MDRVLLIDDDKELCALLTEYLAPEGLAVEPCHTGGQGLARALSGDYDAALLDVALPDASGFDVLGTIRSRSALPVLMLTGRGDDVDRIVGLEMGADDYVPKPFVPRELLARLRAVLRRTRVHGMGAAAGMAGAGTGAGSGGVGCIGGVGPYRKRNLSFGGITVDRSARTALRDGAPLPLTPVEYAILVLLLEAEGATVAREDISRGVLGREILPFDRSIDVHVSNLRKKLGPCDDGQPRVGTVRGSGYYFRVSPTESTFGGQDAAEPSLGTGHENVAG, from the coding sequence ATGGATCGAGTCTTGTTGATCGACGACGACAAGGAACTCTGCGCATTACTGACCGAATATCTTGCTCCCGAAGGGCTTGCCGTTGAACCCTGCCACACCGGTGGACAGGGGTTGGCGCGCGCCCTTTCGGGCGACTACGACGCGGCCCTGCTGGACGTGGCCCTGCCAGACGCCAGCGGCTTCGACGTGCTCGGCACCATCCGTTCCCGTTCGGCCCTGCCCGTGCTCATGCTGACCGGGCGCGGCGACGACGTGGACCGCATCGTGGGGCTGGAGATGGGCGCGGACGACTACGTCCCCAAACCTTTCGTGCCACGCGAACTGCTGGCGCGCCTGCGCGCCGTGCTGCGCCGCACCCGTGTTCATGGAATGGGGGCAGCGGCGGGAATGGCGGGAGCAGGGACCGGCGCGGGTTCGGGCGGCGTGGGCTGCATCGGTGGCGTGGGGCCGTACCGCAAGCGCAACCTGTCCTTCGGGGGCATTACCGTGGACCGTTCGGCCCGCACGGCCCTGCGCGACGGCGCCCCCCTGCCCCTGACCCCCGTGGAGTACGCCATCCTGGTCCTGCTGCTGGAGGCCGAAGGCGCAACCGTCGCGCGCGAGGACATCTCGCGCGGGGTACTGGGGCGCGAAATCCTGCCCTTCGACAGGTCCATCGACGTGCACGTCAGCAACCTGCGCAAGAAGCTGGGCCCCTGCGACGACGGCCAACCCCGCGTGGGCACGGTGCGCGGGTCGGGGTACTACTTCCGCGTTTCTCCCACGGAATCCACCTTCGGCGGGCAGGACGCGGCGGAACCGAGCCTCGGGACGGGGCATGAGAACGTGGCCGGTTAG
- a CDS encoding RNA polymerase sigma factor, with protein sequence MTGDGKAWRRFVSVYAPVIHKAVHYTLQWNGGDAAGLDAQDVTQEVFCRLVGDGFRLLSTYNPARAGLATWLTVVARSTALDCLRARRTERMTRQVPYTPELEEELAERLWAEAPASVPDDRGMLDLPPGLLSRRQGTVLRLLFQDDLDTDEVARTLDIHPKTVRSLKQNALARLRHHFCL encoded by the coding sequence ATGACCGGCGACGGAAAGGCATGGCGCCGTTTCGTGTCTGTCTATGCCCCGGTGATCCACAAGGCCGTGCACTACACCCTTCAGTGGAACGGAGGGGATGCCGCGGGGCTCGACGCGCAGGACGTGACGCAGGAGGTGTTCTGCCGCCTGGTGGGCGACGGGTTCCGCCTGCTGTCCACCTACAATCCTGCCCGGGCGGGCCTGGCCACATGGCTTACCGTGGTGGCCAGGTCCACCGCGCTCGACTGCCTGCGGGCGCGCCGCACCGAACGGATGACACGGCAGGTTCCCTATACCCCCGAACTGGAGGAGGAACTTGCCGAACGGCTGTGGGCCGAGGCCCCGGCTTCGGTCCCGGACGACCGCGGGATGCTGGACCTGCCCCCCGGGCTGCTGAGCAGGCGGCAGGGTACCGTGCTGCGACTGTTGTTCCAGGATGACCTCGATACCGATGAAGTGGCGCGCACGCTGGACATCCATCCCAAGACCGTGCGCAGTCTGAAGCAGAACGCCCTTGCGCGGCTGCGCCATCACTTCTGCCTGTGA
- a CDS encoding flagellin, translating to MSLVVNNNFTALTTANTLNATYNKLEKSTQRLSSGLRINSAADDAAGLAIRELMRSDITALNQGVRNANDAISLIQTADGAMETIDEKLIRMKELAEQAATGTYNSDQRLIIDSEYQAMASEITRIANATDFNGIALLNGNLSNSTYDGSGLTSTGQLHIHFGSGNDSAQDYYEIRIGSVSAKSLGLGNTASGNGSSISTQQAAQDALDAIDNAIISKDQIRASLGAMQNRLEATITNLETQSENLSAAESRISDVDVSLEMTEYTKQQVLAQTAVAMLSQANSLPQMALSLIGG from the coding sequence ATGTCTCTCGTCGTCAACAACAACTTTACGGCGCTCACAACGGCAAATACGCTCAACGCTACCTACAACAAGCTTGAAAAGTCCACCCAGCGTCTGTCGTCCGGCCTGCGCATCAATTCGGCAGCAGACGATGCCGCCGGTCTTGCCATCCGCGAACTGATGCGTTCCGACATCACGGCGTTGAACCAGGGCGTTCGCAACGCCAACGACGCCATTTCGCTGATCCAGACGGCGGACGGCGCCATGGAAACCATCGACGAAAAGCTCATCCGCATGAAGGAACTGGCGGAACAGGCCGCCACCGGTACCTACAATTCGGACCAGCGCCTGATCATCGATTCGGAATACCAGGCCATGGCCTCGGAAATTACCCGAATCGCCAATGCCACGGACTTCAACGGCATCGCGCTGCTGAACGGCAACCTGTCCAATTCGACCTACGATGGTTCGGGCCTGACTTCCACGGGGCAGTTGCACATCCACTTCGGCTCCGGCAACGACAGCGCGCAGGACTACTACGAAATCCGCATCGGCTCGGTGTCGGCCAAGTCGCTGGGCCTCGGCAACACCGCCAGCGGCAACGGGTCCAGCATCTCCACCCAGCAGGCCGCCCAGGACGCGCTGGATGCCATCGACAACGCCATCATCTCCAAGGATCAGATCCGTGCCTCGCTGGGCGCCATGCAGAACCGGCTGGAAGCCACCATCACCAACCTCGAGACCCAGTCCGAGAACCTTTCCGCCGCCGAATCACGCATCTCGGACGTGGACGTCTCGCTGGAAATGACCGAGTACACCAAGCAGCAGGTGCTGGCGCAGACCGCCGTGGCCATGCTGTCGCAGGCCAATTCGCTGCCGCAGATGGCGCTTTCGCTGATCGGCGGTTAG
- the fliD gene encoding flagellar filament capping protein FliD — translation MSEYWSGSITFTGLNTGTDWDEIIEAQMAVEEYRYNAMLSAQTSYEAKLAAVQDLQTQMTTLYQTLQDYSSVSDFLAKGATSSDETCVTVTADNDAEESSHTVVVNQLARNDIWSSDDGYAATSTVITDTDQTFSFTYGDTTYTLDVPGGTTLSEFASLINGASGNNDDVRASIINEGNAYHLQIRGMDLGADNTVTIKDTGFDAMGPDAFTNTQKAQNAQIKVDGFPSAADEWMERSANTIDDVIDGVTLQLKKATGSDGVNIDVTLDTDAMVGAVETVVGSINTVLQLLMDLRSQGTVSSSVSTSTASDSDDEDDAEDDSTSASVLASNYGIKLVQSTLKSILSTKGLGFSYYDSGSETGDLFTSLSTIGISTDADEDSETFGLLVIDYDDLEAAIKKDPNAVAELLSADVAGSTDSGDFSFGSAISGTTKAGQYDVSYRIENGEIVEAYINGNAASISGGTITGASGKDEKGLALTVNNTSDGSYTGSVSLKQGKIGQFIDTLEDMTSSKGSLQIMEDSFQDILDQYAQSISREEERLGLVESRLRSRYSGLETLLTSYDNLSSTIDSLLASLSSD, via the coding sequence ATGTCCGAATACTGGTCCGGCTCCATCACCTTCACCGGCCTGAACACCGGCACCGACTGGGACGAAATCATTGAGGCCCAAATGGCCGTGGAGGAATACCGGTACAACGCCATGCTTTCGGCGCAGACGAGCTACGAAGCCAAGCTGGCCGCCGTGCAGGATCTGCAAACGCAGATGACCACGCTGTACCAGACCCTGCAAGACTACAGCAGCGTGTCCGACTTCCTCGCCAAGGGCGCCACCTCTTCCGACGAAACCTGCGTCACCGTCACCGCCGACAACGACGCGGAGGAAAGCTCGCACACCGTGGTGGTGAACCAACTGGCCAGGAACGACATCTGGAGCAGCGACGACGGGTACGCCGCCACCAGCACGGTGATCACCGACACCGACCAGACCTTTTCGTTCACTTACGGCGACACGACGTACACCCTGGACGTGCCGGGCGGCACCACCCTTTCGGAGTTCGCCAGCCTCATCAACGGCGCCAGCGGCAACAACGACGACGTGCGCGCCAGCATCATCAACGAAGGCAACGCCTACCACCTGCAAATACGCGGCATGGACCTTGGCGCGGACAACACCGTGACCATAAAGGACACCGGCTTCGACGCCATGGGGCCGGACGCCTTCACCAACACCCAGAAGGCCCAGAACGCCCAGATCAAGGTGGACGGTTTTCCCTCCGCCGCCGACGAGTGGATGGAACGCAGCGCCAATACCATCGACGACGTCATCGACGGGGTGACCCTGCAACTCAAGAAAGCCACCGGCAGCGACGGCGTGAACATCGACGTCACGCTGGATACCGACGCCATGGTCGGGGCCGTGGAAACCGTGGTCGGCAGCATCAATACGGTGCTGCAACTGCTGATGGACCTGCGCAGCCAGGGAACGGTGTCGTCGTCCGTATCCACGTCCACGGCTTCCGACTCCGACGACGAGGATGACGCCGAAGACGATTCCACCTCCGCTTCGGTTCTGGCCAGCAACTACGGCATCAAGCTGGTGCAGAGCACGCTCAAGAGCATCCTGTCCACGAAGGGGCTGGGTTTTTCCTACTACGATTCTGGCAGCGAAACGGGCGACCTGTTCACCAGCCTTTCCACCATCGGCATTTCCACCGACGCCGACGAAGACTCGGAGACCTTCGGCCTGCTGGTCATCGACTACGACGACCTGGAAGCGGCCATAAAGAAGGACCCCAACGCGGTGGCCGAACTGCTGTCTGCCGACGTGGCGGGCAGTACCGATTCCGGCGATTTTTCCTTCGGCAGCGCCATCTCCGGCACCACCAAAGCGGGCCAATACGACGTCTCGTACCGCATCGAGAACGGCGAGATCGTGGAGGCGTACATCAACGGCAACGCCGCCTCCATCTCGGGCGGGACCATCACCGGCGCCTCGGGAAAGGACGAAAAGGGCCTTGCCCTTACCGTGAACAACACGTCCGACGGCTCCTACACCGGCTCCGTTTCCCTGAAGCAGGGCAAGATAGGGCAGTTCATCGACACCCTGGAAGACATGACCAGCAGCAAAGGCTCCCTCCAGATCATGGAGGACAGCTTTCAGGACATCCTGGACCAGTACGCGCAGTCCATCTCGCGCGAGGAGGAACGGCTGGGGCTGGTGGAAAGCCGCCTGCGCTCCCGCTATTCCGGTCTGGAAACCCTGCTCACCAGCTACGACAACCTGTCCTCCACCATCGATTCCCTGCTGGCTTCGCTGAGCAGCGACTAG
- the flgL gene encoding flagellar hook-associated protein FlgL yields the protein MRISTNMTYSNSLKYMTRLQSNINRLTIQMATQQRINCPSDDPYGTEVALTNSTLISQLTQYQSNVDTAKGWLSLADDTLGDASTALASLIELAEQAATGTLTDANRLAIAEEARGLYEQLITYASTRYNGQSIFAGRDSGGTAYSLGLGTTVSGTTLASGAGSAVLSVEGEADQSIRIEFTGDGTVGTDDITYRYSSDGGDTWTEGTLAAGEATLACDGIQVHMQDGTGVSAVSDDDTSAGTRITVRPAAIYTGDADDGAQVTAQSNTDVTATPTGTFSNSVVVRMEDDTTVTGPVAYSYSTDGGLNWSDVQSSDNGTLTVPGGTLALSAGSGSDLAAGDTFIVSSDSTALTVRVSTSTSIAINSCGLDVFGGLYSADGESYAGTGDDDLFEAIGQFIGYLETNDAEGIAESLEAITAGQAKMLSAASNIGAREVRLEHIETANTLLTSTAKNAVSNVVDADTTELATQLSKLTTVYEAVLSTQAAVMKLSLLDYL from the coding sequence ATGCGCATCTCGACAAACATGACCTACAGCAACTCGTTGAAATACATGACTCGACTGCAATCCAACATCAACAGGCTGACCATCCAGATGGCCACGCAACAACGCATCAACTGCCCGTCGGACGACCCGTACGGGACAGAGGTGGCCCTGACCAATTCCACGCTGATCAGCCAGCTTACCCAGTACCAAAGCAACGTGGACACGGCCAAGGGCTGGCTCTCGCTGGCGGACGACACCCTGGGCGATGCCAGCACGGCGCTCGCCAGCCTCATCGAACTGGCGGAACAGGCCGCCACCGGCACCCTGACCGACGCCAACCGGCTGGCCATCGCCGAAGAGGCGCGGGGGCTGTACGAGCAACTCATCACCTACGCCAGCACCCGGTACAACGGGCAGTCCATCTTCGCCGGGCGCGACTCCGGCGGCACGGCCTACAGCCTGGGCCTGGGGACCACGGTGAGCGGCACCACCCTGGCCTCGGGCGCGGGCAGCGCGGTGCTGTCGGTAGAGGGCGAGGCGGACCAGAGCATCCGCATCGAATTCACCGGCGACGGCACCGTGGGCACGGACGACATCACCTACCGCTATTCCTCCGACGGTGGCGACACCTGGACGGAGGGCACCCTGGCCGCAGGCGAGGCCACCCTGGCCTGCGACGGGATACAGGTGCACATGCAGGACGGCACCGGCGTCTCCGCCGTGTCGGATGACGACACCAGCGCTGGCACGCGCATCACCGTGCGCCCGGCGGCCATATACACCGGCGATGCCGACGACGGCGCCCAGGTGACCGCCCAGAGCAACACCGACGTCACCGCCACGCCCACCGGCACCTTCAGCAACTCGGTGGTGGTGCGCATGGAGGACGACACCACGGTGACCGGCCCCGTCGCGTACAGCTATTCGACGGACGGGGGGCTCAACTGGTCGGACGTGCAGAGTTCCGACAACGGCACCCTGACCGTACCCGGCGGCACCCTGGCGCTTTCCGCAGGCAGCGGCAGCGACCTTGCGGCGGGCGACACCTTTATCGTCTCCTCCGACTCCACGGCCCTCACGGTCCGCGTTTCCACCTCCACCAGCATCGCCATCAACAGCTGCGGGCTGGACGTGTTCGGCGGGCTCTACAGCGCGGATGGCGAAAGTTACGCCGGCACGGGGGACGACGACCTGTTCGAGGCCATCGGCCAGTTCATCGGCTACCTGGAAACCAACGACGCCGAAGGCATTGCCGAAAGCCTGGAGGCCATCACGGCAGGCCAGGCCAAGATGCTTTCCGCCGCCAGCAACATCGGTGCGCGCGAGGTGCGTCTGGAGCATATCGAGACGGCCAACACCCTGCTCACCTCCACGGCCAAGAATGCCGTGAGCAACGTGGTGGACGCCGACACCACCGAACTGGCCACCCAGCTTTCCAAGCTCACCACCGTCTACGAGGCGGTGCTCAGTACCCAGGCCGCCGTCATGAAGCTGAGCCTGCTCGATTACCTCTGA